One genomic region from Daphnia magna isolate NIES linkage group LG10, ASM2063170v1.1, whole genome shotgun sequence encodes:
- the LOC116931877 gene encoding LOW QUALITY PROTEIN: beta-1-syntrophin (The sequence of the model RefSeq protein was modified relative to this genomic sequence to represent the inferred CDS: deleted 1 base in 1 codon) — protein MTNYDRSGQLEVWAKEEWHAATVSLNGDAGCLYITLENPSTNQRDTTDTLNTPIISAEQYRDSLANQKRIVRILKSDNTGLGISIKGGRENRMPILISKIFKGLAADQTEQLYVGDAILSVNGEDLHNATHDEAVSALKNAGKTVELEVKYLREVTPYIRKASLLSDIGWELQRQFLGFSHVAQASTKPDTRSVPLLFCCLSRRLKTSKKNDNRVLEIHSPDGLQSCLLRASDVSQASQWFASLHTAISVLSSRGLAENGHRIAKALSAASIRMWGWLALLGPRPKDAHNSSNVDNGSLNSHGNDPSFLTSDNLSELWQPIFVALTDRDILLYDTVPWSIDGWTKPNARIPLLMTRLVSSNKSNTEGEFCTFCIRTGTSKGVVNRVFRAECERDLTSWARGLVTGTHNCVVAVREAAWDCLWRGQEARLYLHYEEGLKLYPASEIQCTEKSNTLPVPFWKAPFGNLRHSADDGVRTLWLDIGNEEGEIELDMLTCPKPFVFTLHSFLSGKINRMGMIT, from the exons ATGACAAATTATGACAGAAGCGGCCAGCTGGAAGTATGGGCTAAAGAAGAATGGCATGCAGCAACAGTATCTTTAAATGGAGATGCTGGATGTCTGTATATCACACTGGAAAATCCATCAACAAACCAAAGAGACACCACAGATACCCTTAATACACCAATAATTTCAGCTGAGCAATATCGAGATTCACTGGCAAATCAAAAGAGAATTGTTCGCATCCTTAAGTCAGATAACACTGGTTTAGGCATATCAATTAAAGGTGGCCGTGAGAATCGAATGCCAATTTTGATTTCTAAGATTTTCAAGGGGTTGGCAGCAGATCAAACTGAGCAACTATATGTTG GAGATGCTATTCTTTCTGTCAATGGAGAAGATCTACATAATGCAACACATGATGAAGCCGTTTCTGCTTTAAAGAATGCCGGAAAAACTGTTGAGCTGGAAG TGAAGTATCTCCGGGAAGTGACACCGTACATCCGCAAAGCCTCG TTACTGAGCGACATCGGATGGGAATTGCAGCGCcaatttttgggtttttctcATGTGGCACAAGCCTCAACCAAGCCGGATACACGATCGGTTCCTCTTCTCTTCTGTTGCCTGTCGAGACGATTGAAAACTAGCAAAAAGAACGATAACCGAGTTTTGGAAATTCACTCACCGGATGGACTACAATCTTGTCTACTACGTGCATCAGACGTGTCGCAAGCATCCCAATg GTTTGCGTCGTTACACACAGCCATTTCGGTATTATCATCACGTGGCTTAGCCGAGAACGGACATCGGATTGCGAAAGCTTTAAGCGCAGCTTCCATAAGAATGTGGGGTTGGTTGGCCCTCTTGGGTCCCCGACCTAAAGATGCTCACAATAGTAGTAATGTGGATAATGGAAGCTTAAACAGTCATGGCAATGATCCATCCTTCCTGACGAGCGATAATTTAAGCGAACTTTGGCAACCAATTTTTGTGGCCTTGACTGATCGGGATATTTTGCTCTATGACACTGTACCGTGGAGCATTGATGGCTGGACCAAACCCAACGCCCGCATACCACTCCTAATGACAAG GTTGGTAAGCAGTAATAAAAGTAATACGGAAGGGGAGTTCTGCACGTTTTGTATTCGTACTGGAACGTCTAAAGGAGTTGTGAATCGCGTATTCCGTGCGGAATGCGAACGAGACTTGACGTCGTGGGCCCGTGGCCTTGTTACAGGAACGCACAATTGTGTAGTCGCTGTCAGAGAAGCCGCATGGG ATTGTTTATGGCGAGGACAAGAGGCCCGTCTTTACTTGCACTATGAAGAAGGTTTAAAGCTCTATCCAGCTTCCGAAATTCAGTGCACTGAAAAATCGAATACTCTGCCCGTTCCATTTTGGAAAGCCCCATTTGGCAATTTACGCCATTCAGCTGATGATGGAGTTCGTACTCTGTGGCTTGATATTGGAAACGAAGAAGGGGAAATA GAGTTGGATATGTTAACGTGTCCGAAGCCATTCGTCTTTACTTTACATTCTTTCTTATCCGGTAAAATCAATCGAATGGGGATGATAACGTGA
- the LOC116931881 gene encoding coiled-coil domain-containing protein 50 isoform X2: MDQSKSSSGVQHKTLVQEVCREWLVIEDGALAHQLQDQEIAAHYGHNRERNRIVRGDVSQARSEQEDELKQALALQQFQQELRLQQEREDEEAARLLAEELEREEELQRQKRVIQDEKLAQKLQTALVLKPTENSHSTEKVSRFNKVEPISSSVKMLDMNQPMSEEESREWQERCDAEMARKLQQEEEEESKFRRDVTDLSRKLAIEAKDLELARILQEKEKARLRKAKEKARLKAQQALQAQQALQAHTQQPLQTQPSQQTANCEEDFNRHANSFLPTGTQNIAACIDPTWARRYQNPETRSDVVPRTQIPITDLDFPAPVQPIVSGHRRTPCGTRSESPATETPNVDQSRNKSRKGCSHQ, translated from the exons ATGGATCAATCCAAGTCCTCATCTGGTGTCCAGCACAAAACACTTGTTCAGGAAG TTTGCAGAGAATGGCTTGTCATTGAAGATGGTGCCTTGGCACATCAACTTCAAGATCAGGAGA TTGCAGCCCATTATGGACACAATCGGGAGAGAAATCGCATCGTCAGGGGGGATGTATCTCAGGCGCGTTCAGAGCAAGAGGATGAATTAAAGCAAGCACTTGCTTTACAGCAGTTCCAGCAGGAACTCCGTCTGCAACA agagagagaagatgAAGAAGCAGCAAGGCTATTAGCAGAAGAATTGGAAAGAGAAGAGGAACTTCAACGACAAAAAAGAGTTATTCAAGATGAAAAACTCGCGCAGAAGCTACAG ACTGCTTTGGTTCTAAAACCTACTGAAAATTCCCATTCGACAGAAAAAGTATCTCGCTTTAACAAAGTGGAACCTATCTCCTCTTCAGTAAA AATGTTGGATATGAATCAACCTATGTCGGAGGAAGAGTCTCGTGAGTGGCAAGAACGTTGTGATGCC GAAATGGCACGAAAATTGCAAcaagaggaggaagaagaatctAAATTCCGCAGAGACGTAACCGATTTAAGTAGAAAACTTGCCATTGAAGCAAAAGATTTAGAATTGGCTCGTATCCttcaagaaaaggaaaaagctCGTCTACGTAAAGCCAAAGAAAAAGCCCGCCTTAAAGCTCAGCAAGCCCTTCAAGCCCAACAAGCCCTTCAAGCTCATACTCAACAACCGCTACAAACCCAACCGAGCCAGCAAACAGCTAATTGTGAAGAGGACTTTAATCGACATGCAAATTCCTTTTTACCTACTGGAACTCAAAATATTGCCGCTTGCATTGATCCTACGTGGGCCAGAAGATATCAAAATCCTGAAACTCGATCTGATGTGGTACCGAGGACACAAATTCCCATTACCGATTTAG ATTTTCCTGCACCGGTTCAACCAATAGTTTCTGGTCACCGACGAACTCCTTGTGGAACTCGATCTGAATCCCCTGCAACGGAAACACCAAACGTCGATCAATCTCGAAACAAATCTCGAAAAGGATGCTCTCACCAATGA
- the LOC116931881 gene encoding coiled-coil domain-containing protein 50 isoform X1, producing the protein MDQSKSSSGVQHKTLVQEGVMSSAQRSSTCPKTGIFREVCREWLVIEDGALAHQLQDQEIAAHYGHNRERNRIVRGDVSQARSEQEDELKQALALQQFQQELRLQQEREDEEAARLLAEELEREEELQRQKRVIQDEKLAQKLQTALVLKPTENSHSTEKVSRFNKVEPISSSVKMLDMNQPMSEEESREWQERCDAEMARKLQQEEEEESKFRRDVTDLSRKLAIEAKDLELARILQEKEKARLRKAKEKARLKAQQALQAQQALQAHTQQPLQTQPSQQTANCEEDFNRHANSFLPTGTQNIAACIDPTWARRYQNPETRSDVVPRTQIPITDLDFPAPVQPIVSGHRRTPCGTRSESPATETPNVDQSRNKSRKGCSHQ; encoded by the exons ATGGATCAATCCAAGTCCTCATCTGGTGTCCAGCACAAAACACTTGTTCAGGAAG GAGTAATGAGCTCAGCTCAGAGATCTTCCACATGTCCCAAGACGGGAATTTTTCGTGAAG TTTGCAGAGAATGGCTTGTCATTGAAGATGGTGCCTTGGCACATCAACTTCAAGATCAGGAGA TTGCAGCCCATTATGGACACAATCGGGAGAGAAATCGCATCGTCAGGGGGGATGTATCTCAGGCGCGTTCAGAGCAAGAGGATGAATTAAAGCAAGCACTTGCTTTACAGCAGTTCCAGCAGGAACTCCGTCTGCAACA agagagagaagatgAAGAAGCAGCAAGGCTATTAGCAGAAGAATTGGAAAGAGAAGAGGAACTTCAACGACAAAAAAGAGTTATTCAAGATGAAAAACTCGCGCAGAAGCTACAG ACTGCTTTGGTTCTAAAACCTACTGAAAATTCCCATTCGACAGAAAAAGTATCTCGCTTTAACAAAGTGGAACCTATCTCCTCTTCAGTAAA AATGTTGGATATGAATCAACCTATGTCGGAGGAAGAGTCTCGTGAGTGGCAAGAACGTTGTGATGCC GAAATGGCACGAAAATTGCAAcaagaggaggaagaagaatctAAATTCCGCAGAGACGTAACCGATTTAAGTAGAAAACTTGCCATTGAAGCAAAAGATTTAGAATTGGCTCGTATCCttcaagaaaaggaaaaagctCGTCTACGTAAAGCCAAAGAAAAAGCCCGCCTTAAAGCTCAGCAAGCCCTTCAAGCCCAACAAGCCCTTCAAGCTCATACTCAACAACCGCTACAAACCCAACCGAGCCAGCAAACAGCTAATTGTGAAGAGGACTTTAATCGACATGCAAATTCCTTTTTACCTACTGGAACTCAAAATATTGCCGCTTGCATTGATCCTACGTGGGCCAGAAGATATCAAAATCCTGAAACTCGATCTGATGTGGTACCGAGGACACAAATTCCCATTACCGATTTAG ATTTTCCTGCACCGGTTCAACCAATAGTTTCTGGTCACCGACGAACTCCTTGTGGAACTCGATCTGAATCCCCTGCAACGGAAACACCAAACGTCGATCAATCTCGAAACAAATCTCGAAAAGGATGCTCTCACCAATGA
- the LOC116931876 gene encoding cocaine esterase, producing MKNGRAINHGAPKYLGVLLLVLPCFAVMNRPSVKVTTKIGRVVGTEETVGPEDGFSIENNERKRFFHSFRGIPYAKPPIGELRWKDPVPFGLWPTDLDGTNFGNPCPQFDRVTGQVMGNEDCLFLNVFTPYISISGRAETIQADDTTIRQERQLPAPKPLLPVMVWFHGGGYVRGGSHQFGPAFMMRENIVLVTVNYRLGVLGFLSTGDRNLPGNYGMLDQIEALKWIKNHISSFGGDPQQVTIFGESAGGAITHLLALSPLTAGLFQKFISQSASALCDWSIEKSPLEYAWKIAEGLQCSGRLKSVINCLKNQSVEHLIRKQTDLLQYSLFPVKCAPVIDAGSRDHPFLPELPQDIIKNRRYNPLPMMSGLNPDEGLLFYLWIHYENMAKMSSKTFLEQELVPGVIASMIKNASQLDSIVKIIQEQYFGNIDYSDSKHFVPRFSQLIDDAAFTSCVYSAQLLHANSSSIPSYAYLFSYKGETTPSYSAAFANLVRMSGFDHPIVNRAVTHADELLYLFRMAGLNAAYSPKDMQMSRMMTRLWASFARTGNPLAEWPHPEVIANWPHVSLHNGLDGIVYLNLDLPVAVLGLDFRRAEHNFWMNVVPHIRTATATSNYKSFECHTALWSLLSLLIASLIIIVLLSCVMVLNKRKRRYPERGVVLQRNH from the exons ATGAAAAACGGTCGTGCTATAAATCACGGTGCTCCTAAATATCTCGGCGTGTTGCTTTTAGTTTTGCCATGTTTTGCAGTGATGAATCGACCCTCTGTCAAAGTGACTACCAAAATAGGTAGGGTAGTCGGTACCGAAGAGACAGTCGGCCCTGAAGATGGATTTTCGATTGAAAACAACGAACGcaaaagattttttcattCGTTTCGTGGAATTCCGTATGCGAAACCTCCCATCGGAGAACTTCGTTGGAAA GATCCAGTCCCGTTCGGCTTATGGCCAACTGATTTGGATGGAACAAACTTTGGAAATCCCTGTCCTCAATTTGATAGAGTTACGGGTCAAGTGATGGGCAATGAAGATTGTCTCTTTCTCAATGTTTTCACTCCCTACATTTCAATTTCAG GTCGGGCAGAAACAATTCAGGCCGATGACACTACTATTCGACAAGAACGTCAACTTCCAGCACCGAAACCACTATTGCCCGTCATGGTTTGGTTTCACGGTGGCGGTTACGTGAGAGGAGGTTCTCACCAATTTGGACCAGCCTTTATGATGAGAGAAAATATTGTCTTGGTGACAGTCAACTATCGTCTTGGAGTGTTAG GATTTTTGAGCACCGGGGACAGAAACCTTCCGGGAAACTACGGAATGCTGGACCAAATTGAA GCTTTGAAATGGATTAAAAACCATATATCCAGTTTCGGTGGAGACCCGCAGCAGGTTACGATTTTCGGAGAGTCTGCAGGTGGAGCAATCACGCATTTGTTGGCATTGAGTCCACTAACAGCAG GACTGTTTCAAAAGTTCATTAGCCAATCGGCCAGTGCTCTTTGCGATTGGTCGATAGAGAAGTCCCCATTAGAATATGCTTGGAAAATAGCTGAAG GTCTGCAATGCTCGGGTCGTTTGAAGTCGGTCATCAATTGTCTTAAAAATCAAAGCGTAGAACATTTGATTCGAAAACAAACTGATTTGTTG CAATACAGCCTTTTCCCAGTAAAATGCGCTCCTGTTATAGATGCTGGATCAAGAGACCATCCGTTCTTACCGGAATTACCACAAGATATCATCAAAAATCGACGATATAATCCTTTACCCATGATGTCTGGTTTGAATCCCGATGAAGGCCTCTTATTCTATCtat GGATTCATTATGAGAACATGGCCAAAATGTCAAGTAAAACCTTCCTAGAACAAGAACTCGTTCCCGGAGTAATTGCTTCGATGATTAAAAATGCATCCCAATTAGACTCAATTGTAAAAATAATTCAAGAGCAATATTTCGGCAACATCGATTACAGCGATTCAAAGCATTTCGTTCCACGATTTTCCCAG TTGATTGACGACGCTGCCTTCACGTCGTGCGTCTATTCCGCTCAGCTATTGCACGCAAATTCTTCATCAATCCCATCGTACGCGTACCTCTTCAGCTACAAAGGAGAAACAACTCCATCATATTCAGCAGCTTTTGCTAATCTTGTCAGAATGTCTGGATTTGATCATCCCATTGTAAACAGAG cTGTAACGCATGCCGATGAGCTTCTTTATTTGTTCCGGATGGCAGGACTCAATGCTGCCTACTCTCCAAAAGATATGCAAATGTCCCGAATGATGACACGACTATGGGCTAGCTTCGCCAGGACAGG CAATCCACTGGCGGAATGGCCTCATCCGGAGGTGATTGCAAATTGGCCACACGTTTCTTTGCACAACGGTTTAGATGGCATCGTGTACTTGAATTTGGATCTTCCCGTAGCCGTCCTCGGCCTTGATTTTCGCAGAGCG GAGCACAACTTTTGGATGAACGTCGTACCTCATATTCGTACCGCAACGGCAACTTCAAATTACAAAAGCTTTGAATGCCATACAGCTCTTTGGTCATTATTAAGTTTGCTAATAGCTTCTCTCATCATCATCGTTCTGCTTTCTTGTGTCATGGTCTTGAACAAACGGAAACGTCGATATCCCGAACGAGGAGTCGTCCTGCAACGGAATCATTGA
- the LOC116931878 gene encoding glycoprotein 3-alpha-L-fucosyltransferase A: MPRVSVRRLFVYAIYTVVVTSLVMLAFHVQQQNPLWLRVLEQSSGSGGYYQQNSKEIEDEAPAHFVVVNNDEKTSVDNVTTANINPLRSHGLPWYIKNDGYRPSQGDVVDNIWPDGRLNGDRIEQQLMVPTRDADGISGEGSSFLAGVVKPLKKIFLPNGLGSWQTKSGQKVFTDQKCPVDRCSLTSNREEAANADAIMFKDFFATPSHQRPPHQIWIMYMLECPLHTQYIREKDVFNWTATYKSDSELVTPYEKWVYYDVKVRRKPVTTNFAANKTKQVAWFVSNCGAKNNRLEYAHSLQKYIDVDIYGSCGTKNCPRHSGDHCLDILSTDYKFYLAFENSNCRDYITEKFYVNGLGSKVLPIVMGAPRKDYEKHAPEHSFIHVDDFASPKELADYLHRLDSNDSLYNEYFEWKETGQFINTYFFCRLCAMLHEAPYSPARSYEDFNEWWRGGTNCIKGSWRDLEIHRRKKKKKIMELTQATS; the protein is encoded by the exons ATGCCACGCGTGTCCGTTCGTCGACTATTTGTCTACGCGATCTACACTGTAGTGGTCACATCGCTGGTCATGTTGGCATTTCACGTTCAGCAACAGAATCCATTATGGCTGCGAGTTCTCGAGCAATCATCCGGCTCAGGTGGCTATTATCAACAAAATAGCAAAGAAATTGAAGATGAAGCACCAGCACATTTCGTTGTGGTCAATAACGACGAGAAAACATCTGTGGATAATGTGACCACCGCTAACATCAATCCCTTACGTAGCCATGGTCTGCCATGGTACATTAAAAACGATGGTTATAGGCCATCACAGGGCGATGTGGTAGACAACATCTGGCCCGATGGCCGATTAAATGGTGACCGAATCGAACAACAGCTGATGGTTCCCACACGAGATGCTGATGGCATTTCAGGTGAGGGCTCATCTTTTCTTGCCGGTGTTGTGAAGCCGTTGAAGAAAATTTTCTTGCCAAACGGATTGGGTTCGTGGCAGACAAAGAGCGGACAGAAAGTTTTCACCGACCAAAAATGTCCTGTGGATCGGTGTTCGCTGACAAGCAATCGCGAAGAAGCTGCCAATGCAGACGCTATCATGTTTAAAG ATTTTTTTGCTACACCAAGTCATCAAAGACCTCCTCATCAGATTTGGATCATGTACATGTTGGAATGCCCTTTGCATACTCAGTACATCCGAGAAAAAGACGTGTTCAACTGGACGGCTACCTACAAATCGGATAGCGAATTGGTAACACCCTACGAAAAATGGGTTTACTACGACGTAAAAGTCAGAAGGAAACCAGTGACAACCAATTTCGCAGCCAACAAGACGAAACAAGTGGCCTGGTTTGTGTCCAACTGCGGAGCCAAAAATAATCGTCTCGAATACGCACACAGCCTACAGAAGTATATAGATGTCGATATCTACGGCAGTTGCGGAACCAAAAACTGTCCCAGGCACAGCGGGGACCATTGCCTTGATATTTTATCAACCGATTATAAATTTTACTTGGCCTTCGAGAACTCTAATTGCCGAGACTACATCACAGAGAAGTTCTATGTCAATGGGCTTGG ATCTAAAGTCCTTCCCATCGTGATGGGTGCTCCAAGAAAAGATTACGAAAAGCATGCCCCAGAACATTCTTTTATTCACGTGGACGACTTTGCGTCGCCTAAAGAACTGGCCGATTACCTCCACCGATTGGACTCAAACGACTCGCTGTACAACGAGTACTTTGAATGGAAGGAAACTGGCCAATTTATCAACACGTATTTCTTTTGCCGTTTGTGTGCCATGTTGCACGAAGCTCCTTATTCACCGGCGCGCAGTTACGAAGATTTCAACGAGTGGTGGCGAGGTGGCACAAACTGCATTAAAGGATCGTGGCGGGATCTCGAAATCCATcgacgtaaaaaaaagaagaagataatgGAGTTAACGCAGGCAACAAGTTGA
- the LOC116931880 gene encoding 7-dehydrocholesterol reductase, which translates to MAAKKKQKSSAPVTSSVEKKTSKAEKKGSETWKRVKTIVHNHVVPPLFLVFFTPIVQVLALKAIPGIPFEWDRILGNAYSWKVVTIFLSWALTFLLIPGRTFEGPATSFGYVPVYADNGLFYYATTFITYLGLHFVYPNLSLDIYHNMPYILGSLNIFALALCLILLIMGKWRPQTSEKMPSAPILLEFYRGMEIHPRLLGVDIKQWTNCRVGMMAWQILIVAFLIAGGRHGVNPGHLANVVIQTFYITKFYYWETGYFNTLDITLDRAGYYICWGCLVWVPGFYTYSSFYLVAHPSTLTEQAAFFVALLGLFIVAVNYRIDYEKQLFRATNGNCRLWGKPAKSMAAFNQISKRTSTLLLSGFWGVGRHLNYTFEIIAAFLWCFPGYGYGIWSFLYFFFLIGLLVHRCYRDEEKCSAKYGHFWNDYCKRVPYRMIPYVF; encoded by the exons ATGGCAGccaagaaaaaacagaaatcatCAGCACCGGTGACGTCATCAGTTGAGAAAAAGACGAGTAAGGCTGAGAAGAAGGGATCTGAAACGTGGAAGCGCGTGAAAACCATCGTACACAATCACGTGGTGCCACCATTatttctggttttttttacTCCTATCGTTCAGGTTTTGGCATTGAAAGCCATCCCTGGCATTCCGTTTGAATGGGACAG AATTCTTGGAAATGCCTACTCGTGGAAAGTCGTCACCATTTTTCTCAGCTGGGCTTTG aCGTTTTTGCTCATTCCGGGTCGTACTTTCGAAGGGCCAGCTACTTCATTTGGCTATGTACCCGTTTACGCTGATAATGGACTGTTCTATTATGCAACCACTTTTATTACG TATTTGGGGCTTCACTTCGTTTATCCCAACTTATCATTGGACATCTACCACAACATGCCCTACATTCTTGGCTCGTTAAATATTTTCGCCCTCGCTTTGTGCCTGATTCTCTTAATTATGGGCAAATGGCGACCTCAAACTTCTGAAAAGATGCCAAG TGCCCCGATATTATTGGAATTCTATCGCGGGATGGAGATCCATCCACGTCTATTAGGTGTCGACATCAAACAATGGACGAATTGTCGTGTCGGAATGATGGCCTGGCAAATTCTCATCGTCGCCTTTTTGATCGCTGGTGGACGACATGGCGTCAATCCAGGTCATCTAGCCAACGTAGTCATCCAGACGTTCTACATAACGAAATTCTATTACTGGGAGACGGGCTATTTCAACACGCTGGACATCACATTGGACAGAGCTGGATACTATATCTGTTGGGGATGCCTCGTTTGGGTGCCTGGATTTTATACTTATTCCAGTTTCTACCTGGTGGCGCATCCGTCCACTCTCACTGAGCAAGCGGCCTTCTTCGTCGCATTATTAG GATTGTTTATTGTTGCTGTGAACTACCGTATCGATTATGAAAAGCAACTCTTCCGGGCAACTAACGGAAATTGCCGTTTATGGGGCAAACCAGCTAAATCGATGGCAGCTTTCAACCAGATTAGCAAACGTACATCCACTTTATTG CTGTCTGGATTTTGGGGCGTTGGTCGGCATTTAAATTATACCTTTGAAATAATTGCCGCGTTCCTGTGGTGCTTCCCGGGCTATGGTTATGGAATCTGGTCATTcctctatttctttttcctgatTGGATTGCTTGT GCATCGCTGCTACCGTGACGAGGAAAAATGTTCCGCCAAGTACGGCCATTTTTGGAACGACTATTGCAAACGGGTTCCCTACCGAATGATTCCGTATGTTTTCTAA
- the LOC116931884 gene encoding probable methylthioribulose-1-phosphate dehydratase codes for MDTDSVSNATLDVLHKREEWREEPEDEWDELHPRRLIPEICNLLYHLGWVTGTGGGMSIKRGDAIYIAPSGVQKERIKPEDLFIQDIQGRDLKLPPPSKALKKSQCTPLFMCAYTERNAGAVIHTHSKNAVLVTLLCDKEFKISQQEMIKGIWNPGLGRYNKYKEEIVVPIIENTCWESELEDSLRTAMHKYPNTSAILVRRHGIYVWGSTWEQTKAMCECYDYLMDLAVNMKQLNIPWHAVEWRP; via the exons ATGGATACCGATTCTGTAAGCAACGCAACATTAGACGTGTTACataaaagagaagaatggaGAGAAGAACCAGAAGATGAGTGGGATGAACTGCATCCACGCCGCTTGATTCCAGAAATCTGCAATCTGTTATATCATTTGGGATG GGTTACAGGAACTGGTGGTGGCATGAGCATCAAACGAGG AGATGCCATTTATATTGCTCCATCAGGTgtccaaaaagaaagaatcaagCCAGAAGATCTATTTATTCAAGATATTCAAGGTCGTGATCTGAAATTGCCTCCTCCATCAAAAGCCCTAAAGAAAAGCCAATGTACCCCATTATTTATGTGTGCTTATACTG AAAGAAATGCTGGAGCTGTGATTCATACTCATTCAAAAAATGCTGTCTTGGTCACTTTACTTTGTGATAAGGAATTTAAAATCTCCCAGCAAGAAATGATTAAA GGTATATGGAATCCAGGATTGGGAAGGTACAACAAGTACAAGGAAGAGATTGTGGTACCAATCATTGAGAACACTTGTTGGGAGTCGGAATTAGAAGATTCGCTCCGAACTGCGATGCACAAATATCCCAATACCAG TGCCATTTTAGTTCGTCGCCATGGCATTTATGTATGGGGATCTACGTGggaacaaacaaaagcaat GTGTGAATGTTATGATTATTTGATGGATTTGGCGGTCAACATGAAACAACTTAATATTCCCTGGCACGCAGTTGAGTGGCGTCCTTGA